The following coding sequences lie in one Enterococcus sp. 9E7_DIV0242 genomic window:
- a CDS encoding aldo/keto reductase, protein MKTITMNNGVEIPVLGFGTYQITDPNEARQAVIDALQAGYRHIDTAQSYQNEAAVGQGIAASGIARDELFITTKIWVENVSYHGVKESFQRSLERLGLEYIDLLLIHQPYNDVYGAWRAMEELLEEKLVRSIGISNFAVDRAVDLAEFNKVTPQINQIEINPFNQQTQVIQALKEEKIIPEAWAPFAEGKNHIFTNDTLMKIGAKYNKTVAQVILRWLVEQELVVLAKSVKLERMAENLDIFDFSLTDEDKLAITALNQGESQFFSHADPAMIRWMAERKMNV, encoded by the coding sequence ATGAAAACAATCACAATGAATAATGGTGTAGAAATCCCTGTACTTGGCTTTGGCACCTACCAAATCACTGATCCAAACGAGGCACGTCAAGCTGTGATTGATGCATTGCAGGCAGGATATCGTCATATCGATACCGCCCAATCCTATCAAAACGAAGCCGCAGTCGGTCAAGGAATTGCCGCCTCTGGGATCGCTAGAGACGAACTCTTTATTACTACTAAAATATGGGTAGAGAATGTTTCCTATCATGGGGTAAAGGAATCCTTTCAACGCTCTCTTGAACGTCTTGGGCTTGAATATATTGATCTTTTGCTGATTCATCAACCTTACAACGATGTCTATGGTGCTTGGCGTGCTATGGAAGAACTGTTGGAGGAAAAGCTCGTTCGCTCGATCGGTATTTCGAACTTTGCGGTTGATCGAGCAGTCGATCTCGCTGAATTCAATAAAGTAACACCTCAGATAAATCAAATAGAAATCAATCCGTTCAACCAGCAAACACAAGTGATTCAAGCATTGAAAGAAGAGAAAATCATTCCAGAAGCTTGGGCTCCCTTTGCCGAAGGAAAGAACCATATATTCACGAATGATACCTTGATGAAGATTGGAGCAAAATACAATAAAACAGTTGCGCAAGTTATTCTGCGCTGGTTAGTCGAACAGGAACTCGTCGTTTTAGCAAAATCTGTCAAGCTTGAACGAATGGCCGAAAATTTAGACATTTTTGACTTTTCTCTTACAGACGAAGATAAACTGGCGATCACTGCGCTAAATCAAGGTGAAAGTCAATTTTTCTCTCATGCTGATCCCGCTATGATTCGTTGGATGGCAGAACGAAAAATGAACGTATAG
- a CDS encoding MerR family transcriptional regulator, whose amino-acid sequence MNIKQVADMFDLTVETIRYYERVGVIPPVERDKNGYRIFKKRDLNWVFLAKSLRNAGLSIESLIEFAALSQLKDDKRLAQKDILNEQLNELNDKLEEMMRVRNLLEYKIDTYDEHLAKFKSGETSDDDIEELWKMPHFKEEAEENQNENNHNE is encoded by the coding sequence TTGAATATCAAACAAGTAGCAGACATGTTCGACTTGACTGTCGAAACCATTCGTTATTACGAACGAGTTGGTGTGATTCCGCCAGTTGAACGAGATAAAAATGGCTACCGTATATTTAAAAAACGTGATTTAAACTGGGTGTTTCTAGCAAAAAGTTTGCGCAACGCTGGTCTTTCCATTGAATCATTGATTGAATTTGCTGCGCTTTCCCAGCTTAAAGATGACAAACGACTCGCGCAAAAAGATATTTTGAACGAACAACTGAACGAATTGAATGACAAGCTTGAAGAGATGATGCGTGTGCGTAATCTTCTTGAATACAAGATCGATACCTATGATGAGCATCTAGCGAAGTTTAAAAGTGGAGAGACGTCAGACGATGATATCGAAGAATTGTGGAAAATGCCCCATTTTAAAGAAGAAGCGGAGGAAAATCAGAATGAAAACAATCACAATGAATAA
- a CDS encoding histidine phosphatase family protein has translation MKTVYLMRHGETLFNQQKKIQGWCDSPLTEKGKQQAMIAREYFLSKGIYFDQAFSSTSERACDTLELVTDLDYKQLKGLKEWNFGSMEAEHEYLNPPLPYRDFFVAYGGEEEQAFRKRMSDTMLQLMQETAGKTVLVVSHGASCRQFMRNWEHTSGIEQQARIGNCCILKFAFADDSFELLEIINHDFSILD, from the coding sequence ATGAAAACAGTTTATTTAATGCGCCATGGAGAAACATTGTTTAATCAACAGAAAAAAATTCAAGGCTGGTGTGATTCTCCATTGACGGAAAAAGGCAAACAGCAGGCCATGATCGCCCGAGAGTATTTTTTATCGAAAGGTATTTATTTTGATCAAGCATTTTCGTCAACCTCTGAACGAGCCTGTGATACATTAGAGCTGGTCACAGACCTTGATTACAAACAGCTCAAAGGTCTGAAGGAGTGGAATTTTGGTTCAATGGAAGCCGAGCATGAATACTTGAACCCACCTCTCCCCTATCGCGACTTCTTTGTGGCTTACGGTGGCGAAGAGGAGCAGGCATTTAGGAAACGAATGTCTGATACTATGCTGCAGCTGATGCAGGAAACAGCGGGTAAAACCGTTCTTGTCGTTTCTCATGGGGCCTCTTGTCGCCAATTTATGAGAAACTGGGAACATACAAGCGGGATCGAGCAACAAGCACGAATTGGCAATTGCTGCATTCTAAAATTTGCATTTGCTGATGATTCTTTTGAGTTATTGGAAATTATCAATCATGATTTTTCTATTCTTGATTGA
- a CDS encoding class I SAM-dependent DNA methyltransferase, with amino-acid sequence MFIEYGELSTIMYELTKPVGSSMNGDVEYYYEQLVGTTGKILEAGVGTGRMMIPLLQKGLSIEGVDLSEQMLAQCRNNLEEAGLSAPLYQGDLTALRLENKYEAIIMPTGSFCLLPRSCVQAVLQSFFTHLEVGGRLIIDLELPSWFVAKEVETSEYPMDKESGILFTCTAQTMDWHEQKTSYIHRYELVRNGYVEKTELSNFVLYWYGIEEFTMLLKAAGFSSISYEVGYGKDPAASLLTFFAEK; translated from the coding sequence ATGTTTATTGAATATGGTGAATTAAGCACAATAATGTACGAGTTGACCAAGCCTGTCGGTTCTTCGATGAATGGCGATGTAGAATATTACTATGAACAACTAGTGGGTACAACTGGAAAAATTTTAGAAGCCGGTGTAGGCACAGGTAGAATGATGATTCCTCTTCTTCAGAAGGGGCTATCTATAGAAGGTGTTGATTTGTCTGAGCAAATGTTAGCACAATGCCGCAATAATCTGGAAGAAGCAGGACTTAGTGCCCCCCTGTATCAAGGGGATCTAACAGCGTTGCGGCTGGAAAATAAGTATGAGGCAATTATCATGCCAACAGGTAGTTTCTGCCTTCTTCCAAGAAGCTGTGTACAGGCAGTTTTGCAGTCATTTTTTACCCATTTAGAAGTTGGCGGCAGACTTATCATTGATTTGGAGCTACCATCATGGTTTGTGGCAAAGGAAGTCGAAACAAGTGAGTACCCAATGGATAAGGAATCTGGCATTCTTTTTACTTGTACAGCCCAAACGATGGATTGGCATGAGCAGAAAACCTCTTATATCCATCGTTATGAGTTGGTAAGAAACGGTTATGTTGAGAAAACAGAGCTATCAAATTTTGTTCTCTATTGGTATGGTATTGAGGAGTTCACGATGCTGTTGAAGGCAGCTGGTTTTTCTTCAATTTCTTATGAGGTAGGTTACGGGAAAGATCCTGCCGCTTCTCTCCTAACATTTTTTGCAGAGAAATAA
- a CDS encoding HAD family hydrolase, with protein MNRQAIIFDMDGVIVDTEFLDFQIQKEFINNLNGTQVTDETLDYSVLVGRSYDDLYRTMQTFIKQQYSLVELKELFQHFNAKRYCQLDYPSLFRKDIVSILQKAKQQERLLAVASSSEHAHILEVLEACGIVDYFDVIYSGEFVKESKPHPEIYLNTLTKLGVLPEQAIAIEDSPHGIRAAKGAGIQTIAFEETRMNIDQSEADYLGGNMIEIRGIIDEHFGNMNN; from the coding sequence ATGAACAGACAAGCAATCATTTTTGATATGGATGGCGTTATCGTTGATACTGAATTTTTAGATTTTCAGATTCAAAAGGAGTTTATCAATAACCTCAATGGAACACAGGTGACGGATGAAACACTGGATTACAGTGTGCTAGTTGGCAGGTCGTATGATGATTTGTATCGAACCATGCAAACCTTCATCAAGCAACAATATTCCTTAGTTGAGTTAAAAGAACTGTTTCAACATTTTAATGCCAAAAGATACTGCCAATTGGACTATCCTTCCTTGTTTAGAAAGGATATCGTCAGCATTCTGCAAAAAGCCAAACAGCAGGAACGATTACTGGCTGTCGCATCTTCATCAGAGCATGCTCATATTCTCGAAGTGCTGGAGGCTTGCGGGATTGTGGACTATTTTGATGTCATTTATAGCGGGGAATTCGTAAAAGAAAGCAAACCACATCCGGAGATTTATCTAAATACGTTAACTAAACTAGGCGTTCTTCCTGAGCAGGCCATTGCCATTGAAGATTCTCCTCATGGGATAAGAGCGGCCAAAGGTGCTGGTATCCAGACGATTGCCTTTGAGGAAACGAGAATGAACATCGATCAATCGGAAGCGGATTATTTAGGTGGAAACATGATTGAAATTAGAGGAATCATTGATGAACACTTTGGGAATATGAATAACTAG
- a CDS encoding GNAT family N-acetyltransferase produces the protein MDYRYQKLEGVDTPLLYQTFLAAFSDYAVDLTLSYEDYKKMLERRGLTKHISIGAYQQSDYSLIGMILNGLREWQGKRTAYDLMTGVAPDHRKLGVTKKMFAEVLTVLKEEQVEQYLLEVLQENQAAVSLYKNQGFEITRAFSVFKGSKEELLKRSIPDTKDVSILDAIERLDWKQLSNFWDFQPSWQNSIASICAVEKAFCCVAVFHSGQIIGYGLIDKKTGDIPQLAVHRSYRRQGIGKSLVVALANQAEVQSVSMINVDDQCDEMVQFLRHLNFTLTTKQYEMMLTLKNMK, from the coding sequence ATGGACTATAGATATCAAAAGCTTGAAGGAGTAGATACTCCGTTGCTTTATCAGACTTTTTTAGCTGCTTTTTCAGATTATGCTGTTGATCTCACTCTTTCCTATGAAGACTATAAAAAAATGCTAGAAAGACGCGGACTAACGAAACACATTTCAATAGGTGCCTATCAGCAATCTGATTATTCACTAATCGGTATGATACTCAACGGCTTACGGGAATGGCAAGGAAAACGAACAGCCTATGATTTGATGACGGGCGTTGCCCCCGACCATAGAAAATTAGGGGTCACAAAGAAAATGTTTGCAGAAGTATTGACCGTTTTAAAAGAGGAGCAGGTCGAACAATACTTGCTTGAGGTTTTGCAGGAAAATCAGGCAGCAGTCTCTTTGTATAAAAATCAAGGATTTGAAATAACAAGAGCGTTCTCGGTTTTCAAAGGGAGTAAAGAAGAGCTCCTCAAACGATCGATTCCCGATACTAAAGATGTTTCTATCCTTGATGCAATCGAACGACTTGATTGGAAGCAGCTCAGCAATTTCTGGGATTTTCAGCCATCTTGGCAAAATTCTATTGCTTCTATCTGTGCGGTTGAAAAGGCTTTCTGTTGTGTAGCAGTATTCCACAGCGGACAAATCATAGGGTATGGTCTGATTGATAAAAAAACAGGGGATATCCCTCAACTCGCTGTTCATAGAAGCTATCGGAGGCAGGGGATTGGCAAGAGTCTGGTTGTAGCATTAGCGAATCAGGCAGAGGTGCAATCAGTTAGTATGATCAATGTTGATGACCAATGTGACGAAATGGTTCAATTCTTACGGCATTTGAATTTCACACTAACGACCAAGCAATATGAAATGATGTTGACTCTTAAGAATATGAAATAA
- a CDS encoding heavy metal translocating P-type ATPase, which yields MSNFKKFTVTILVGVAALISEFIFDQPTLAFWLIVFVGGVTTISMLWGMIETLKSGKYGVDILAITAIIATLAVGEYWASLMVLVMLTGGDSLEDYAGKQAGKELRALLDNSPQTAHRISSEKNEDIPVNDVQINDLLLVRPGELVPVDGIIIDGESLVDESSLTGESTPVEKKRSDELMSGSINGDTALRFKVTKRAADSQYQTLVKLVKESEAKPAHFVRLADRYAVPFTIIAYIIGGLAWFFSKDPVRFAEVLVVASPCPLILAAPIALVAGMSRSSRNGIVVKSGTTIEKLARARTIAFDKTGTLTEGKLLVDSIEPDSPKITSEELLRLAASAEQESSHILARSLVAYAKDTTLLLYPVTNLEEITGQGIQALVKGQLIKVGKAAFADCDEEAFADQTSVWVSIDQVYSGKISFKDSIRPESKETISKLRHLGINRLLMLTGDQSAVAEQIAGQVGITEVHAQCLPKEKIAVLNQAAESDRPVVMVGDGVNDAPALAVADIGIAMGARGSTAASESADAVILKDDLTRVAEAVKISQDTMTIARQSVLIGIFICVFLMLVASTGIIPALLGAALQEVVDTVSILSALRARRER from the coding sequence ATGAGTAATTTTAAGAAATTTACAGTTACGATTCTGGTCGGAGTTGCCGCATTAATCAGTGAGTTTATTTTTGATCAGCCTACTCTCGCTTTCTGGCTAATTGTTTTTGTAGGTGGTGTCACAACGATTTCCATGCTGTGGGGGATGATCGAAACCTTGAAATCAGGGAAATACGGGGTCGATATTCTGGCAATCACCGCCATCATTGCAACCTTGGCTGTAGGTGAATATTGGGCTAGTCTGATGGTCCTTGTCATGCTGACGGGTGGAGATAGCTTAGAGGATTATGCCGGAAAGCAAGCTGGTAAGGAGCTTCGAGCACTGCTTGATAACTCTCCTCAAACTGCACATCGTATTTCATCCGAAAAGAATGAGGATATCCCTGTAAATGATGTGCAGATCAATGATTTACTGTTAGTAAGACCCGGTGAATTGGTTCCAGTCGATGGCATTATTATTGACGGAGAATCTTTGGTTGATGAATCTTCACTTACCGGTGAATCAACACCTGTAGAAAAAAAGCGGTCTGATGAATTGATGTCAGGATCGATCAATGGGGATACAGCCTTACGTTTCAAGGTAACAAAGAGAGCAGCTGACAGTCAATATCAAACACTCGTCAAACTAGTTAAGGAGTCCGAAGCGAAACCAGCACACTTTGTTCGATTAGCAGATAGGTACGCTGTCCCTTTTACCATCATTGCTTATATTATTGGTGGACTTGCTTGGTTCTTCTCGAAAGATCCTGTGCGGTTTGCGGAAGTATTAGTGGTTGCTTCCCCTTGTCCGTTGATTTTAGCTGCCCCTATTGCGTTAGTCGCAGGGATGAGTCGATCCAGTCGAAATGGAATTGTTGTGAAAAGTGGGACAACCATTGAGAAATTAGCACGAGCAAGAACAATCGCCTTTGACAAGACAGGAACATTAACTGAAGGGAAACTGCTCGTTGACTCAATCGAACCAGACTCTCCAAAAATTACTTCTGAAGAGCTCCTTCGATTAGCTGCCAGTGCGGAACAAGAGTCTTCACATATTCTGGCTCGTTCTTTAGTTGCCTATGCAAAAGATACCACTCTTCTTCTCTACCCGGTAACTAACCTAGAGGAAATCACTGGACAAGGAATTCAAGCACTAGTTAAGGGGCAGCTGATCAAGGTTGGAAAAGCTGCATTCGCTGATTGTGATGAAGAAGCGTTTGCTGATCAAACAAGTGTATGGGTATCAATCGATCAGGTCTATAGCGGGAAAATCAGTTTCAAAGACAGCATCCGCCCTGAATCAAAAGAAACAATCTCAAAACTGAGACACTTAGGAATAAACAGACTGTTGATGTTGACTGGTGACCAATCAGCCGTTGCAGAACAAATAGCTGGTCAGGTTGGAATAACTGAGGTGCACGCACAATGTCTACCAAAAGAGAAAATTGCCGTTCTGAATCAAGCGGCTGAATCCGACCGTCCGGTTGTAATGGTTGGTGATGGTGTCAACGATGCACCAGCTTTGGCAGTTGCAGATATTGGAATTGCTATGGGTGCCCGCGGTTCAACAGCTGCCAGTGAAAGTGCAGATGCGGTCATATTGAAGGATGATCTAACACGAGTAGCAGAAGCCGTAAAAATCTCTCAAGATACGATGACCATTGCCCGCCAATCTGTGCTTATCGGTATATTTATTTGTGTTTTTCTCATGTTAGTTGCCAGCACTGGAATCATCCCAGCACTTTTAGGCGCAGCTCTTCAGGAAGTTGTTGACACGGTTTCCATTTTATCAGCGCTTCGTGCTCGTCGAGAACGTTGA
- a CDS encoding class I SAM-dependent methyltransferase — translation MDKHLEQVGQSYDKAIDYGSKGIDLYQNLPDHIINDPDYLFYQKCESDSSFSDSGRKEIFEFLKPQTGMLFVDLGCCLNLMFRGYDTWPSTYYGVDISNKTIQLLKHFVSSENSTVGALHNGSIHETPFAEAQFDIGACIGVLEYFDRDFVEKALKEMSRIMKPEGRLVIDVPDLGSPECRIAMMIEAHLERPDNYNLSVEEFEKLLHPHFIIERKEKVGPMIQYFLRCEGQNLR, via the coding sequence ATGGATAAGCATTTAGAGCAAGTTGGGCAATCTTATGATAAAGCAATTGACTATGGCAGCAAGGGAATCGATCTCTATCAGAATCTTCCTGATCATATTATTAATGATCCTGATTACCTGTTTTATCAAAAATGTGAATCAGATAGTTCTTTTTCAGATAGTGGACGCAAAGAAATTTTTGAGTTTCTAAAACCACAAACAGGTATGTTGTTCGTTGATTTGGGCTGTTGTTTAAACCTCATGTTTCGCGGATATGATACATGGCCTTCCACATATTATGGTGTGGATATAAGCAATAAGACGATTCAATTGTTGAAGCATTTTGTGTCATCAGAAAACTCAACAGTTGGTGCATTGCATAATGGAAGTATTCATGAAACCCCATTTGCAGAGGCACAATTTGATATTGGTGCATGTATCGGTGTGCTTGAATATTTTGACCGTGATTTTGTAGAAAAAGCCTTGAAGGAAATGAGTAGGATCATGAAACCGGAGGGAAGACTAGTGATTGATGTTCCCGATTTGGGCAGCCCAGAGTGCCGGATTGCGATGATGATCGAGGCACATTTGGAAAGACCGGACAATTATAATTTATCCGTCGAAGAATTTGAGAAGCTGCTCCATCCTCATTTTATTATAGAGAGGAAAGAGAAAGTGGGACCAATGATCCAGTATTTCTTGCGGTGCGAGGGCCAGAATTTACGGTGA
- a CDS encoding aminoglycoside phosphotransferase family protein, with protein sequence MSKAEKIQNDYPSFTIESMQYLSSGYDSEAYSVNEDLIFKFPKHGKAAVNLYKEAHVLLEIRDRLPIKVPEVKFLGKAENEGAMAFVGYEKLTGEQMTPELIDSLSEERMDELAQEIAAFFKALHSINLKSPIDGLPLDKKAKASKEFEVIKSVAFPVVSEEIREQITMIYACILTTIYTEPSCLVHNDFGASNIFFDRQTNKLCGIIDFGDIAIYDKDIDFVCLLQSQEEGFDQAFVDKVLTYYGHQNRKLLEKKNAFNQFYAQLENVVLGHVFEMEGLLEESLENLRLGIVGYEKHILIEKNYRYYI encoded by the coding sequence GTGAGCAAAGCAGAGAAAATACAGAACGATTACCCGAGTTTCACCATTGAATCCATGCAATATTTAAGTTCTGGCTATGACAGTGAAGCATATAGTGTTAATGAAGACTTGATTTTCAAATTCCCAAAACATGGGAAGGCAGCAGTTAATCTTTATAAAGAAGCCCATGTCTTATTGGAGATTAGAGACCGGTTGCCAATCAAGGTTCCTGAGGTAAAGTTTTTAGGTAAAGCAGAAAATGAGGGAGCTATGGCATTTGTTGGTTACGAAAAGCTAACTGGTGAGCAAATGACTCCTGAATTGATTGATTCATTAAGTGAAGAAAGAATGGATGAACTCGCCCAAGAAATTGCTGCTTTTTTTAAAGCACTGCATAGTATCAACTTGAAGAGTCCGATTGATGGATTACCTCTTGATAAGAAAGCGAAAGCATCAAAGGAGTTTGAAGTAATTAAAAGTGTTGCTTTTCCCGTTGTATCAGAAGAAATTAGGGAACAAATCACTATGATTTATGCGTGTATTTTGACCACTATCTATACGGAGCCCAGTTGCTTGGTTCATAATGATTTTGGTGCAAGTAATATTTTCTTTGATAGACAAACAAACAAGCTTTGCGGGATTATCGATTTTGGAGATATTGCCATTTATGATAAGGATATTGATTTTGTGTGCTTGTTGCAAAGCCAGGAAGAAGGATTTGATCAAGCATTTGTTGATAAAGTCTTAACTTATTATGGGCATCAAAATAGAAAACTATTGGAAAAGAAGAATGCGTTTAATCAATTTTATGCTCAGCTTGAAAATGTGGTGTTGGGTCATGTATTTGAAATGGAAGGACTACTTGAAGAGAGCTTAGAAAATTTAAGATTGGGAATTGTAGGTTATGAAAAGCATATCTTGATTGAAAAAAATTATAGATACTATATTTAG
- a CDS encoding B3/B4 domain-containing protein — MSIKKLEQLPDSARLAVTEIKLVNSSYDEQLWQTYLNPLIDSLQDHSIEEIRTEPRILATRKAYKNLGLDPSRYRPSSESLLRRVSKGNGLYQINTLVDFNNYLSLLLRFPVGSYDKAKIAEPIVYGVGREGQYYDGIGKKSITINHFPVLIDQMGPFGSPISDSTKAMISLETEHALLIVYCFDETEEGIEKMQTTIKGAIENMLPKAQVIQQLIV; from the coding sequence ATGAGTATTAAAAAATTAGAACAATTGCCTGATTCGGCCCGATTGGCTGTAACAGAAATAAAACTGGTCAATAGTAGCTATGACGAACAGCTATGGCAGACATATCTGAATCCATTGATAGATAGTCTACAGGATCATTCGATAGAAGAAATCCGGACGGAACCACGTATTTTAGCGACAAGAAAAGCCTATAAAAATTTGGGTTTGGACCCGTCAAGGTATCGTCCATCCTCCGAAAGTCTTCTTCGTAGGGTGAGTAAAGGTAACGGGCTATATCAAATCAACACATTGGTGGATTTCAATAATTACCTTTCTTTACTGCTACGTTTTCCTGTTGGCAGCTACGATAAGGCAAAAATAGCAGAACCAATCGTTTATGGAGTTGGACGAGAAGGGCAATATTATGATGGGATTGGAAAGAAGAGCATCACTATCAATCACTTTCCCGTATTGATCGACCAAATGGGCCCCTTCGGCAGCCCGATATCTGATTCTACGAAAGCTATGATTTCATTGGAAACGGAGCATGCGCTACTTATTGTCTATTGCTTCGATGAAACCGAAGAGGGGATAGAAAAAATGCAAACCACGATCAAGGGAGCCATTGAGAACATGCTGCCGAAAGCTCAAGTTATTCAGCAGTTAATCGTTTAG